A window of the Arachis duranensis cultivar V14167 chromosome 5, aradu.V14167.gnm2.J7QH, whole genome shotgun sequence genome harbors these coding sequences:
- the LOC107487390 gene encoding RING-H2 finger protein ATL8, whose protein sequence is MTRALRSLTSTADNATVVAAAPPPEAVALESDFVVILAALLCALICVVGLVAVARCAWLRRGSAAGASPRQALANKGLKKKVLQSLPKFAYVDGGDPESGFGSGAGWMVTAECAICLSDFAAGDEIRVLPQCGHGFHVACIDTWLGSHSSCPSCRQVLAVARCQKCGRFPATGAGSSAARASINEPELKSREDDNAVFNNNTNNSNSNSGGFSCNSNNSSSNTSNNSGFLP, encoded by the coding sequence ATGACACGTGCTCTTAGATCCCTCACATCCACCGCCGACAACGCCACCGTCGTTGCCGCCGCTCCGCCTCCCGAGGCTGTGGCTCTTGAATCCGACTTCGTCGTCATCCTCGCAGCTCTCCTCTGCGCCCTCATATGCGTCGTCGGTCTTGTCGCCGTCGCCAGGTGCGCCTGGCTCCGCCGAGGCTCCGCCGCCGGAGCCTCACCGCGTCAGGCTCTCGCCAACAAAGGATTGAAGAAGAAGGTTCTCCAGTCGTTACCAAAATTCGCCTACGTTGACGGAGGAGATCCAGAATCCGGATTCGGTAGCGGTGCCGGGTGGATGGTGACGGCGGAGTGCGCGATCTGCCTTTCGGATTTTGCCGCCGGCGATGAGATCCGCGTGTTGCCGCAGTGTGGCCACGGGTTCCACGTGGCCTGCATAGACACGTGGCTTGGATCACACTCTTCTTGCCCTTCGTGCCGACAGGTTTTAGCGGTTGCGAGGTGCCAGAAGTGCGGGAGGTTTCCCGCCACCGGAGCTGGAAGCTCCGCCGCAAGAGCATCGATCAATGAACCTGAGCTGAAGTCGAGAGAAGACGACAATGCCGTTTTTAACAATAACACTAATAACAGTAACAGTAATAGCGGCGGTTTCAGTTGTAATAGCAACAATAGTAGTAGCAACACCAGCAATAATAGTGGTTTCTTGCCTTGA